In Myxococcus stipitatus, the following are encoded in one genomic region:
- the cmk gene encoding (d)CMP kinase: MSPRCFIVAIDGPAGAGKSTVSKLLARRLGFSLVDTGAIYRCVALSATRERIAYDDDARLGELLGRVHIHFQVVGEENRVFLGGQDVSGEIRSPEISMAASQVSGRPVVRAGLLQLQRRLALESSKGSILEGRDIGTVVFPDADAKFFLEASPEVRARRRFEELFQKGVESSLDDVLADQTKRDKDDSARAVAPLKAAEDAIHVDSSSLPLSEVVHSMEAEILRRMAARG, encoded by the coding sequence GTGAGCCCACGCTGCTTCATCGTCGCCATCGACGGTCCCGCGGGTGCTGGCAAGTCCACCGTGTCGAAGCTGCTGGCGCGCCGGCTGGGCTTCTCGCTCGTGGACACGGGCGCCATCTATCGCTGCGTCGCGCTGTCGGCGACGCGTGAGCGGATCGCCTACGACGATGACGCGCGGCTGGGTGAGCTGCTGGGGCGCGTGCACATCCACTTCCAGGTCGTGGGCGAGGAGAACCGGGTGTTCCTCGGCGGTCAGGATGTGTCCGGGGAGATTCGCTCGCCGGAGATATCCATGGCCGCGTCGCAGGTGTCCGGCCGCCCCGTGGTGCGAGCGGGGCTGCTCCAGCTCCAGCGGCGGTTGGCGCTGGAGTCGAGCAAGGGCTCCATCCTCGAGGGCCGCGATATCGGCACCGTGGTGTTCCCCGATGCCGACGCCAAGTTCTTCCTGGAGGCCAGCCCCGAGGTGCGCGCCCGCCGCCGCTTCGAGGAGCTGTTCCAGAAGGGCGTGGAGAGCAGCCTCGATGACGTGCTCGCCGACCAGACGAAGCGCGACAAGGATGACTCCGCTCGCGCCGTGGCTCCGCTGAAGGCCGCGGAGGATGCCATCCACGTGGACTCCAGCTCGCTGCCGCTGTCGGAGGTGGTCCACTCGATGGAGGCGGAGATCCTCCGGCGGATGGCCGCGCGCGGTTAG
- a CDS encoding lytic transglycosylase domain-containing protein, with product MSWTGAVAGWVLGVSLGQSPTTLEAVRLHHTEATSLARREWVACVEQKCPDAGRLALLAGTLALSDGHAAEARDILSAGPAPALLEPYRAFYLGQARFYAGDAQGAALDFARVVEAPGAPLGLVTRARARLGESLLKAGQVKQAAGVLEAAVKAMPTPELYYQRAQARGESGNSEGQQADLLTVALRFPSHPYADDAVKWLMEEHRPGKSWGFAERTQRAEGLLSGGAAKRALDELDALNGARLTKEQSAKVALLRAKGLFALNREPEADKALAIARKGPVAIAAEAELLVARRVLRADENDKARALMAALDKKYASQPAGEEGAFFAGWIDLQAGRFAEAAKAFAAHGARYARSRRREEGLWFRALAHLRLEEYAKAREALDSLVTTFPRSGLVPQARYWTARSRELGGTSAAEVTPEYERLITTAPASFYALLASERLRELGQPAPASFPRPPLALELPRPPELALAVELTRAGLFRDAADEVESHVGRLRSAEQALPFAHALLGLGEFGHAHTVAARHLWGRAFGSREPDALAAFYPRAFSSAVEAAATAQKVDPFLVWAIMRRESAFKPEVMSAADARGLMQIIPKTATEIALKLSEPAPAPADLFSPERNIRYGAWYLARLMERFAHPVLAAAAYNAGPGSVAKWAVERGNLPLDLFVESIPFRETRGYVKQVVADLFLYRAFYGEKGEQPRLSLVVPAPAKEGVAF from the coding sequence ATGAGCTGGACGGGGGCGGTCGCGGGGTGGGTGCTAGGGGTGTCTCTGGGACAATCCCCGACAACCCTGGAGGCCGTTCGTCTTCATCACACCGAGGCGACCTCGCTGGCGCGGCGAGAGTGGGTGGCGTGCGTGGAGCAGAAGTGCCCCGACGCTGGCCGGCTGGCCTTGCTGGCGGGCACGCTGGCGTTGTCGGACGGGCACGCGGCGGAGGCTCGGGACATCCTGTCTGCGGGTCCCGCCCCTGCCCTGCTGGAGCCCTACCGTGCGTTCTATCTGGGCCAGGCGCGCTTCTATGCTGGGGATGCGCAGGGCGCCGCGCTCGACTTCGCACGTGTCGTGGAGGCCCCTGGAGCGCCGCTGGGGCTGGTGACCCGCGCGAGGGCGCGGCTGGGCGAGTCGCTCCTGAAGGCGGGCCAGGTGAAGCAGGCCGCGGGAGTGCTGGAGGCCGCGGTGAAGGCCATGCCCACACCGGAGCTGTACTACCAGCGGGCGCAAGCACGCGGCGAGTCGGGCAACAGCGAGGGCCAGCAGGCGGACCTGTTGACGGTGGCGCTGCGCTTTCCCTCGCATCCCTACGCCGATGACGCGGTGAAGTGGCTCATGGAGGAGCACCGGCCCGGAAAGAGCTGGGGCTTCGCGGAGCGGACGCAGCGCGCCGAGGGTTTGCTGTCGGGTGGCGCGGCGAAGCGGGCGTTGGATGAGTTGGATGCGCTGAACGGAGCCAGGCTCACGAAGGAGCAGTCCGCCAAGGTCGCCCTGCTGCGGGCCAAGGGCCTCTTCGCACTCAACCGCGAGCCGGAGGCGGACAAGGCGCTCGCCATCGCGAGGAAGGGCCCGGTGGCCATCGCCGCAGAGGCGGAGCTCCTCGTCGCGAGGCGGGTCCTTCGCGCGGATGAGAATGACAAGGCGCGGGCGCTGATGGCGGCACTGGACAAGAAGTACGCCTCGCAGCCGGCGGGCGAGGAAGGCGCGTTCTTCGCGGGGTGGATCGACTTGCAGGCGGGCCGCTTCGCGGAGGCGGCCAAGGCCTTCGCCGCGCATGGGGCGCGGTATGCACGCTCGCGGCGGCGAGAAGAGGGCTTGTGGTTCCGAGCCCTCGCGCACCTGCGGCTGGAGGAGTACGCGAAGGCTCGCGAGGCCCTGGACTCACTGGTGACGACGTTCCCCCGCAGCGGGCTCGTGCCGCAGGCGCGCTACTGGACGGCGCGCAGCCGGGAGCTGGGAGGCACCAGCGCGGCGGAAGTCACGCCCGAGTACGAGCGCCTCATCACCACGGCCCCCGCGTCGTTCTACGCGCTGCTGGCCTCGGAGCGGCTGCGAGAGCTGGGGCAGCCGGCCCCGGCGAGCTTCCCTCGCCCTCCCCTGGCATTGGAGCTGCCTCGCCCGCCCGAGCTGGCGCTGGCGGTGGAGCTGACACGCGCCGGCCTGTTCCGCGACGCGGCGGACGAGGTGGAGTCCCACGTGGGGAGGCTGCGCTCGGCGGAGCAGGCCCTGCCCTTCGCACATGCGCTCCTGGGCCTGGGAGAGTTCGGCCACGCGCACACCGTGGCGGCGCGGCATCTGTGGGGCCGCGCGTTCGGCTCGCGTGAGCCGGACGCACTCGCGGCCTTCTACCCTCGGGCCTTCTCGAGCGCGGTGGAGGCCGCGGCGACGGCGCAGAAGGTGGACCCGTTCCTGGTGTGGGCCATCATGCGGCGTGAGAGCGCCTTCAAGCCGGAGGTGATGAGCGCCGCCGACGCGCGCGGGCTGATGCAGATCATCCCGAAGACCGCCACGGAGATTGCCCTCAAGCTCTCGGAGCCGGCCCCCGCGCCCGCGGACCTCTTCTCCCCCGAGCGGAACATCCGCTATGGCGCCTGGTACCTGGCCCGGCTGATGGAGCGCTTCGCGCACCCGGTGCTCGCCGCCGCCGCGTACAACGCGGGCCCCGGCTCCGTCGCGAAGTGGGCCGTGGAGCGAGGCAACCTGCCGCTGGACCTCTTCGTGGAGTCCATCCCCTTCCGGGAGACACGCGGCTACGTCAAGCAGGTGGTCGCGGACCTGTTCCTCTACCGCGCCTTCTACGGGGAGAAGGGCGAGCAGCCCCGGCTCTCGCTGGTGGTGCCCGCCCCCGCGAAGGAGGGCGTCGCCTTCTGA
- a CDS encoding lysophospholipid acyltransferase family protein, giving the protein MAKGVLGNDPFQRGAASREGAPAKPGPHQKERSPSERGSSDSKKSSSSRAAASAQKASPARGAKASASGRASTSAKKPPRGKPAPEKTAKEAGRASAKGAQGSRGGAPGRPGKQRPASGSAPFAKTAATQGLDTNNEVEPLREPAAPEAPREPPPAREPVVTEKSTGRTARQRDVDHALAEALAAEVAEITAKHAVDQAMDRRAGEDEPVDRLLATEMATELAEAAVEEVLEHSPSSRRPERERELATTVAAQVAESAAELAVAEVMDRRVTGSERLDERAADNHVDELDEEERFDVELREDARMSGAVLETYEYDNTQDGDEDAWTRSAEPHAVDSASVEPEVEMPDATRDESPHGRRGPLSLVQTSGDSGPEPSVEPFRESDAPRPLAERASGMFSLAREIAGQALASEGLGRAWGAVHGMLDAVRAGLGTGGGAHLDEYGKDPSLVQRLEPVLEFLYGQYWRVSAQGADHIPGGAVILVANHSGALPYDGLVMSLALARERPDLREPRWLVEDQIFHAPVLGTLFNRLGAVRACPENALRLLDEQRPLVVFPEGYQGLSKPFAERYRLKRFGRGGFVKLALRTGAPIVPVAIVGAEETSPMLGRLPASFLGLPYVPLTPLGPLPLPAKWSIRFGEPISMDGLPSEAADDLGEVGRLTERTREAIQGMLHSLLRQRRSIFAG; this is encoded by the coding sequence ATGGCCAAGGGTGTCCTCGGCAACGATCCCTTCCAGCGGGGCGCCGCTTCCCGTGAGGGCGCGCCCGCCAAGCCCGGCCCCCACCAGAAGGAGCGCTCGCCCTCCGAGCGCGGGAGTTCCGACTCGAAGAAGTCGTCGAGTTCGCGCGCGGCCGCGTCCGCCCAGAAGGCCTCACCCGCCCGGGGCGCCAAGGCCTCCGCGTCGGGGCGCGCCAGCACGAGCGCGAAGAAGCCGCCTCGTGGAAAGCCCGCACCCGAAAAGACCGCGAAAGAAGCCGGGCGTGCCTCCGCGAAGGGCGCTCAGGGCTCCCGGGGTGGTGCGCCGGGAAGGCCCGGCAAGCAGCGGCCGGCCAGTGGGAGTGCCCCCTTCGCGAAGACCGCTGCCACGCAAGGCCTGGATACAAACAACGAGGTGGAGCCGTTGCGCGAGCCCGCGGCCCCCGAGGCGCCGAGAGAGCCGCCTCCCGCGCGTGAGCCGGTCGTGACGGAGAAGTCGACGGGCAGGACGGCCCGGCAGCGGGATGTGGACCACGCGCTCGCGGAGGCCCTGGCGGCCGAGGTCGCGGAGATCACCGCGAAGCACGCGGTGGACCAGGCGATGGACCGGCGTGCGGGCGAAGACGAGCCCGTGGACCGGCTGCTCGCCACGGAGATGGCCACCGAGCTCGCCGAGGCCGCGGTGGAGGAAGTCCTGGAGCACAGCCCCTCGAGCCGGCGCCCGGAGCGGGAGCGAGAGCTCGCCACCACCGTGGCCGCGCAGGTCGCGGAGAGCGCCGCGGAGCTCGCCGTCGCGGAGGTCATGGACCGGCGGGTGACCGGCTCGGAGCGCCTCGACGAGCGCGCCGCGGACAACCACGTGGACGAGTTGGATGAAGAAGAGCGCTTCGACGTCGAACTGCGCGAGGACGCAAGGATGTCGGGCGCAGTGCTGGAGACGTACGAGTACGACAACACCCAGGATGGCGACGAAGACGCCTGGACGCGGTCCGCCGAACCCCACGCCGTCGATAGCGCCTCCGTGGAGCCGGAGGTGGAAATGCCAGACGCGACCCGCGACGAGTCTCCGCATGGCAGGCGAGGCCCGCTGTCACTGGTGCAGACCTCCGGAGACTCGGGCCCGGAGCCTTCCGTGGAACCATTCCGGGAGTCTGATGCCCCCCGCCCGCTCGCGGAGCGCGCCAGCGGCATGTTCTCCCTGGCCCGGGAGATCGCCGGGCAGGCGCTGGCCAGCGAAGGGCTGGGGCGCGCGTGGGGCGCGGTGCACGGCATGCTGGACGCGGTGCGCGCGGGCCTGGGCACGGGCGGCGGCGCCCACCTGGACGAGTACGGCAAGGACCCCTCGCTCGTGCAGCGGCTGGAGCCCGTGCTGGAGTTCCTCTATGGCCAGTACTGGCGCGTCAGCGCCCAGGGAGCGGACCACATCCCCGGGGGCGCGGTCATCCTCGTGGCCAACCACTCGGGAGCCCTGCCCTACGACGGCCTCGTGATGTCGCTGGCGCTCGCGCGCGAGCGACCGGACCTGCGCGAGCCACGCTGGCTCGTGGAGGATCAGATCTTCCACGCTCCCGTGCTGGGCACCCTCTTCAATCGCCTGGGCGCGGTGCGGGCGTGTCCAGAGAACGCCCTGCGACTGCTCGACGAGCAACGCCCCCTGGTCGTCTTCCCTGAGGGCTACCAGGGCCTGAGCAAGCCCTTCGCGGAGCGCTACCGCCTCAAGCGCTTCGGACGCGGAGGCTTCGTGAAGCTGGCCCTGCGCACCGGAGCCCCCATCGTCCCCGTGGCCATCGTCGGCGCCGAGGAGACTTCCCCCATGCTGGGCCGGCTCCCCGCGAGCTTCCTGGGACTGCCCTACGTGCCCCTCACCCCGCTGGGTCCCCTGCCGCTGCCCGCCAAGTGGAGCATCCGCTTCGGAGAGCCCATTTCCATGGACGGACTGCCTTCCGAGGCCGCCGATGACCTGGGCGAAGTGGGACGCCTCACCGAGCGCACCCGCGAGGCCATCCAGGGAATGCTGCACAGCTTGCTGCGACAGCGGCGCTCCATCTTCGCGGGCTGA
- a CDS encoding carboxypeptidase regulatory-like domain-containing protein: MSPSSRSFVLPAVVCALVGTLAGCAPGKDDSDTPGTPRPPVSCAVDQDCPNPAFFFCNTVLSRCEPSCRSRKDCDVSRRGPDYRIAACDTELGCQCDMNQCEVSLCTSDADCAGESVCRSGACVPPPPPTLAASCQITPDVVVGRPGVSVAFEVWVKDASGRPVVPADDVVWRALSPAVERKEKERKRRATFTLSAQAEGREAVEARIGTAICTAKVTVLSPDVPAQGVRVSVVDELTGRPLPKTTVAVSGAKGVALASALTGTDGTAWVPASGIVEVSAFHPDYGYLTLARHDADDVRDLRLVLRRNPLDLSGGVQVAFVEALVSNPQALNLRLAMTGLSVPGLASELTPESLLGFERVVDVEAGSSGDTSLPSGTVVWLEGSAAPRAAAPGVSGVCDASLGGVLDPEAEILAGRCGTRAAWSLAGTLPMTALSLNAVEPGMDPLLLLGRILPVAPRFYSSVARDAAFRLVPTPGLPDATPRPDAVTYPELVSLDFEGVRLAFPFAVRVPSLPRYRGVYLDRAFALGTVAVPGRGLVPLGFGATANVAPSDPNADADARLGLPGVLSMRMAPAHHGLEGQPYRVLVGATSRSARDDASAGTPTSFVVAALPAPTFDPMGERPVEPGAQFLPIPDQARYNFDTEASQELKGRELRVMEAGPATLVRVVFTNRLGRRWTVLASPSDAEAGFLVPVPPAGFEDRTYFGDHLGSRSLLRVETLQVMDGNSEDLGPSELASAVEPGLARVADLTRAVSALDMGRPEVAWLYPELEGQRLGRGSAVRVRVTGFRPGVDAAAQGRVRVTVKGGKGCDATLVSETPVSPGSGEVELRLPASCSGTGVSLIAALEDTQGALLRPPVSVIRGVDIP, encoded by the coding sequence ATGAGCCCCTCGTCCCGTTCCTTCGTGCTTCCCGCGGTCGTGTGTGCCCTGGTGGGGACACTGGCGGGGTGCGCGCCTGGGAAGGATGACTCGGACACGCCGGGAACGCCGCGGCCCCCGGTCAGCTGCGCCGTGGACCAGGACTGTCCGAATCCCGCGTTCTTCTTCTGCAACACGGTGCTTTCGCGCTGCGAGCCCTCCTGCCGGTCGCGCAAGGACTGTGACGTCAGCCGGCGCGGGCCGGACTACCGGATTGCCGCCTGTGACACCGAACTGGGGTGTCAGTGCGACATGAATCAGTGCGAGGTGAGTCTGTGCACCTCGGACGCGGACTGCGCCGGAGAGAGTGTCTGCCGCAGTGGCGCCTGTGTGCCGCCGCCGCCGCCCACGCTCGCCGCGTCCTGCCAGATAACGCCGGACGTCGTCGTGGGCCGCCCCGGAGTCTCCGTGGCCTTCGAGGTGTGGGTGAAGGATGCATCGGGGCGTCCGGTGGTGCCCGCCGACGACGTGGTGTGGAGGGCGCTGTCTCCCGCGGTGGAGCGCAAGGAGAAGGAGCGAAAGCGCCGCGCCACCTTCACTCTCTCCGCGCAGGCGGAGGGGCGTGAGGCGGTGGAGGCACGCATCGGCACGGCGATCTGCACCGCGAAGGTCACCGTGCTGAGCCCCGACGTTCCAGCGCAAGGCGTGCGTGTGTCGGTGGTGGACGAGCTCACGGGCCGCCCCCTGCCGAAGACCACCGTCGCCGTGTCGGGCGCGAAGGGCGTGGCGCTCGCGAGCGCATTGACGGGGACGGATGGCACCGCGTGGGTCCCCGCCTCGGGGATTGTGGAGGTCTCCGCCTTCCACCCGGACTATGGCTACCTCACCCTGGCCCGGCACGACGCGGACGACGTTCGCGACCTGCGTCTGGTGCTGCGGCGCAATCCGCTGGACCTGTCGGGAGGCGTGCAGGTCGCCTTCGTCGAGGCGCTCGTGAGCAATCCCCAGGCGCTCAACCTCCGCCTGGCGATGACGGGGCTGTCGGTGCCGGGGCTCGCCTCGGAGCTCACGCCCGAGTCCCTGCTGGGCTTCGAGCGCGTGGTGGACGTGGAGGCGGGGAGCTCGGGGGATACCTCGCTTCCCTCCGGGACGGTGGTGTGGCTCGAGGGCTCCGCGGCACCTCGCGCCGCCGCGCCAGGTGTCTCCGGAGTGTGTGACGCCTCGTTGGGGGGAGTGCTGGACCCGGAGGCGGAGATTCTCGCGGGACGGTGTGGCACTCGCGCCGCGTGGTCGTTGGCGGGGACGCTGCCGATGACCGCGCTGTCGCTCAACGCCGTCGAGCCGGGGATGGACCCGCTGCTCCTGCTGGGGCGCATCCTTCCGGTGGCCCCCCGCTTCTATTCGTCGGTGGCGCGTGATGCCGCGTTCCGCCTGGTGCCGACACCGGGCCTTCCCGACGCGACGCCGAGGCCCGACGCGGTGACGTATCCCGAGCTCGTGTCCCTGGACTTCGAGGGAGTCCGTCTGGCCTTTCCCTTCGCCGTACGGGTTCCCTCACTGCCGCGCTACCGGGGCGTGTACCTGGACCGGGCCTTCGCGCTGGGCACCGTGGCGGTGCCAGGACGAGGCCTCGTGCCGCTGGGTTTCGGCGCCACGGCGAACGTCGCGCCCTCGGACCCGAACGCGGATGCGGACGCACGCCTCGGACTGCCGGGTGTCTTGTCGATGCGCATGGCCCCCGCGCACCATGGCCTGGAGGGCCAGCCCTACCGCGTCCTGGTGGGCGCCACCTCCCGCTCGGCGCGTGACGATGCCTCCGCGGGCACGCCGACCAGCTTCGTGGTGGCGGCCCTTCCCGCGCCGACCTTCGACCCGATGGGCGAGCGCCCCGTCGAACCTGGCGCGCAGTTCCTCCCCATCCCCGATCAGGCTCGTTACAACTTCGACACGGAGGCCTCCCAGGAGCTGAAGGGGCGGGAGCTGCGTGTGATGGAGGCAGGCCCGGCGACGCTGGTCCGCGTCGTCTTCACCAACCGGCTGGGCCGCCGATGGACGGTGCTGGCCTCGCCCTCGGATGCCGAGGCGGGGTTCCTCGTGCCCGTGCCTCCCGCGGGCTTCGAGGACCGGACCTACTTCGGGGACCACCTGGGCTCCCGCTCGCTCCTGCGCGTCGAGACGCTCCAGGTGATGGACGGCAACTCGGAGGACCTGGGGCCCTCCGAGCTGGCTTCGGCGGTGGAACCGGGGTTGGCTCGGGTGGCGGACCTCACACGCGCGGTGTCGGCGTTGGACATGGGACGCCCGGAAGTGGCGTGGCTCTATCCCGAGCTGGAGGGGCAGCGGCTGGGCCGGGGCAGCGCCGTTCGCGTGCGGGTCACTGGCTTTCGTCCAGGAGTGGACGCCGCGGCCCAGGGGCGCGTTCGCGTCACCGTGAAGGGTGGGAAAGGATGTGACGCCACCCTGGTGAGTGAGACCCCTGTTTCACCCGGCTCGGGCGAGGTCGAACTGCGCTTGCCTGCGAGCTGCTCGGGGACGGGGGTATCCCTCATCGCCGCGCTCGAGGACACACAAGGGGCGCTGCTTCGCCCACCTGTCTCCGTTATCAGAGGCGTGGACATCCCTTAG
- a CDS encoding GGDEF domain-containing protein, which yields MQKETTVVTVISKISDRPVNLDAALVVIYGLDLGRKFDLPRAETLIGRSSKSDIQIDQESVSRSHAAIANTREGVRIRDAGSTNGTFVNDELVEGERELRNGDLVKIGRTIFKYIAGGNIEAAYHDEIYRLTTMDGLTQIYNRRYFDEQLDREISRSRRYERVLSLVLLDIDHFKKVNDKFGHLAGDSVLKQLASTVRTRIRREDVFARYGGEEFAILLPEVALPGAKQLAEKVRRLVEKQRFEFDRQSIPVTVSLGVAVLDPRHREPGDLVRAADEKLFEAKTTGRNRVIT from the coding sequence GTGCAGAAGGAGACGACGGTCGTCACGGTCATCTCGAAGATCTCCGACCGGCCGGTCAACCTCGACGCGGCGCTGGTGGTGATCTACGGCCTGGACCTGGGGCGGAAGTTCGACTTGCCGCGCGCGGAGACGTTGATTGGTCGCTCGTCGAAGTCGGACATCCAGATTGACCAGGAGTCGGTGAGCCGCAGCCACGCGGCCATCGCCAACACCCGCGAGGGTGTGAGGATTCGGGACGCGGGCTCCACCAATGGCACCTTCGTCAACGACGAGCTGGTGGAGGGCGAGCGCGAGCTTCGCAATGGCGACCTGGTGAAGATTGGCCGCACCATCTTCAAGTACATCGCCGGCGGCAACATCGAGGCCGCCTACCACGACGAAATCTACAGGCTGACCACGATGGATGGCCTGACGCAGATCTACAACCGCCGCTACTTCGACGAGCAGCTGGACCGGGAGATCTCCCGCAGCCGGCGCTATGAGCGCGTGCTGTCCCTGGTGCTGCTGGACATCGACCACTTCAAGAAGGTGAACGACAAGTTCGGCCACCTCGCGGGGGACTCGGTGCTCAAGCAGCTGGCGTCCACGGTGCGCACGCGCATCCGCCGCGAGGACGTCTTCGCCCGCTACGGCGGCGAGGAGTTCGCCATCCTGCTGCCAGAGGTGGCGCTGCCGGGGGCGAAGCAGCTCGCCGAGAAGGTGCGGCGGCTGGTGGAGAAGCAGCGCTTCGAGTTCGACCGGCAGTCCATTCCCGTGACGGTGTCCCTGGGCGTGGCCGTGCTGGACCCTCGCCACCGCGAGCCCGGTGACCTGGTGCGCGCGGCGGACGAGAAGCTCTTCGAGGCGAAGACGACGGGGCGCAACCGCGTCATCACCTGA
- a CDS encoding DUF721 domain-containing protein yields MARGEPKSLENLLPRVLARLAGESGRAHTLAPVWASVVGPHIARHTRPRSMEGGLLIITVTSAEWARTLEAEAPSLREQLNERLGAGTVREMAFHWEAR; encoded by the coding sequence ATGGCCCGTGGCGAGCCCAAGTCCCTCGAGAACCTTCTTCCCCGTGTGTTGGCCCGCCTCGCCGGAGAATCCGGGCGTGCCCACACCCTGGCGCCCGTGTGGGCCTCGGTGGTGGGTCCACACATCGCACGCCACACCCGCCCCCGTTCGATGGAGGGGGGCCTCCTCATCATCACCGTGACGAGCGCGGAGTGGGCCCGCACGCTGGAGGCAGAGGCCCCGTCGCTTCGAGAGCAGCTCAATGAACGGCTGGGCGCCGGCACCGTGAGGGAGATGGCCTTCCACTGGGAGGCCCGATGA
- a CDS encoding CAP domain-containing protein, which yields MIAVLVLAALLGAAPAPGNTAPPPKAPAPKVPSTPAEQMEQQAAQHVVREFERVGRRAPIEDTPLNAAARRLAQEALTGGFTGAPDLFTLTEAISDSGAADPAPRALVIRAWAHSHILESLRSRTDINMDRASHFGVGVALQDKRASLVLLLSERKVDLMPFPRVMPGERAVATQCGRLMPPLEQPEFYVTHPNGEVSTVPLSRRGTQGANFCARLDFLTPGTYTVEVVAQGDAGPEVVALFLAQLGEVRRRGDRESLVEPNSVEEARPLLHERINKLRKAHGLPEMTPDPVLERVAQTYSDRMAKEGFFAHVAPDGSTLTGRLPPPVRPGETPGSAARALSVQVGSRLPPGSRYVRAGENLGQAGGPLAAHFGIEHSPGHRRNLLDPGFRYMGVGIAFRQVGSRAEALVTEVFSVASPGATDSENPQQEAYDTLARWRATKKLPPLARSQALESLAMAHVKRALELDQPTAQPGESAVHERVFQVIPDAGTASVDFFVVSDPSALPESRSVSDATNNRVGVGIVRGDSKRFGANQYWVAVIYAAVH from the coding sequence ATGATTGCCGTCCTCGTGCTGGCCGCCCTGCTGGGCGCGGCCCCCGCCCCCGGAAACACCGCGCCGCCCCCAAAGGCACCTGCGCCCAAGGTTCCCTCGACCCCCGCCGAGCAGATGGAACAACAGGCGGCGCAGCACGTGGTGCGGGAGTTCGAGCGAGTGGGACGCCGCGCCCCCATCGAAGACACACCGCTCAACGCGGCCGCGCGACGGCTCGCGCAGGAAGCGCTCACGGGTGGATTCACCGGAGCGCCGGACCTGTTCACGCTCACGGAGGCCATCAGCGACTCCGGTGCGGCGGACCCCGCGCCTCGGGCCCTGGTCATCCGGGCCTGGGCCCACTCGCACATCCTCGAATCACTGCGCTCCCGCACCGACATCAACATGGACCGGGCCTCGCACTTCGGCGTGGGGGTGGCGCTGCAGGACAAGCGCGCCTCGCTGGTGCTGCTGCTGTCGGAGCGCAAGGTGGACCTGATGCCCTTCCCCCGCGTCATGCCCGGGGAGCGCGCCGTCGCAACGCAGTGTGGCCGGCTCATGCCTCCCCTGGAGCAGCCCGAATTCTACGTCACCCACCCCAATGGCGAGGTGAGCACCGTCCCCCTCAGCCGGCGAGGAACCCAGGGCGCCAACTTCTGTGCCCGCCTCGATTTCCTCACGCCTGGGACCTACACGGTGGAAGTGGTCGCGCAAGGGGACGCGGGGCCGGAAGTCGTGGCGCTGTTCCTGGCCCAGCTGGGAGAGGTTCGCCGGCGGGGAGACCGCGAAAGCCTGGTGGAGCCCAACTCCGTGGAGGAGGCGCGCCCCCTCCTCCACGAGCGCATCAACAAGCTGCGCAAGGCCCACGGCTTGCCGGAGATGACCCCGGACCCGGTGCTGGAGCGCGTGGCCCAGACCTACAGCGACCGGATGGCGAAGGAGGGCTTCTTCGCGCATGTCGCCCCCGATGGCAGCACACTCACCGGCCGCCTGCCGCCGCCCGTGCGCCCTGGGGAGACTCCGGGTTCGGCCGCCAGAGCGCTCTCCGTCCAGGTCGGCAGCCGATTGCCTCCGGGCTCCCGCTACGTGCGCGCCGGGGAGAACCTGGGCCAGGCCGGAGGACCGCTCGCCGCGCACTTCGGCATCGAGCACAGCCCGGGTCACCGCCGCAATCTGCTGGACCCGGGCTTTCGCTACATGGGGGTGGGAATCGCCTTCCGGCAGGTGGGCAGCCGCGCCGAGGCCCTGGTCACCGAGGTCTTCAGCGTCGCGTCTCCTGGCGCCACGGACTCGGAGAATCCGCAGCAGGAGGCCTATGACACCCTGGCCCGCTGGAGGGCGACGAAGAAGCTCCCGCCACTGGCGCGCAGCCAGGCCTTGGAGTCTCTCGCCATGGCGCACGTGAAGCGCGCGCTGGAGCTGGACCAGCCTACCGCCCAGCCCGGCGAGTCGGCGGTGCACGAGCGGGTGTTCCAGGTGATTCCCGACGCGGGAACGGCGTCGGTGGACTTCTTCGTGGTGTCAGACCCCAGCGCGCTCCCGGAGTCCCGCAGCGTCAGCGACGCCACCAACAACCGCGTGGGCGTGGGCATCGTGAGGGGTGACTCGAAACGATTTGGAGCGAATCAGTACTGGGTCGCCGTCATCTACGCCGCGGTCCACTGA